In the genome of Deinococcus carri, one region contains:
- a CDS encoding HNH endonuclease has protein sequence MAEIKLHGKRGEGKVALCDDADHALLSQHRWHLDKCGYARTYRALEQGRSTTVAMHQLLADERGGRYRDHIDGNRLDNRRANLRPCTQRENSYNRCVHRNNKTRVKGVSRYRGKYRAVIHKDGEQVYLGLFPTLDLAAAAYNGAAIALFGVFARLNSISVSPEEVAHAAD, from the coding sequence CGAGATCAAGCTGCACGGGAAGCGGGGTGAGGGCAAGGTGGCGCTCTGCGACGACGCGGACCATGCCCTCCTCTCGCAGCACCGCTGGCACCTGGACAAGTGCGGCTACGCCCGCACGTACCGCGCCCTGGAGCAGGGCCGGAGTACGACCGTCGCCATGCACCAGCTGCTGGCCGACGAGAGGGGCGGGCGCTACCGGGACCACATCGACGGCAACCGGCTGGACAACCGGCGGGCGAACCTGCGCCCCTGCACGCAGCGCGAGAACTCTTACAACCGCTGCGTCCACCGCAACAACAAGACGCGGGTGAAGGGCGTCAGCCGCTACCGGGGGAAGTACCGGGCCGTCATCCACAAGGACGGCGAGCAGGTGTACCTGGGGCTGTTCCCGACGCTGGACCTCGCGGCGGCGGCATACAACGGCGCGGCCATCGCGCTGTTCGGGGTGTTCGCCCGGCTGAACTCCATCTCCGTGTCTCCGGAGGAGGTGGCCCATGCCGCGGACTGA
- a CDS encoding ParB/RepB/Spo0J family partition protein: protein MSALAPTVQDALSAATLSEDGLALTLADQLDRATYQATAKALQALGGKWDRKAKAHLFQSDVRQVLAGVLDGDKLPKRNPLAYFPTPEPVIAEMVKRIWPWPNGSRFLEPSAGEGAIADDLWNRHGVYPDCIELDEDRAQVIRKKGYRVVGRDFLAFTPETPYDYVLMNPPFTVDGDTQTYITHIEHALKCLRPGGELVAVVPGGFAWLSRKRVAAFREFCEQHAQSPLHEFAPDTFKASGTSVATCLIHIAKPEEAAMPAPAEQPKKPRKSSKKATASTGAAAAAAQQEATCRVTGETFRVGEWVEYQIDGETMRGQIAEVDQQEVPFKGIAMVPNHKAGRLWIRTLQELRRVDVSEGAVEAAIAPAVAAPDFQLGDDVRVRTGRPDLAVITGLKATDAQLLYADNTRLWVPITALEKATTWAQPEPEQARDEVSAEWLTQLEEWRTQFPVGARVRFQAASGVEPGAVEEFPGVVVSHEPGNSECCTVEDDGHSTVVKFRNLTLLDGPVAEMSEPVANEATAAPTPAELPGTPVLLPEQPALSPAVMSILADSTSNVFRLHELVPSPLNPRKVFEQSALEELAESIAHKGLMQNLVGRVTENRRDVEIVAGGRRLRALKLLAEQGRIPADYPVPVRVQPLSDLEALQLATAENVERRNMTPIEEADAFAQMVALGATPEDIALRFGYSGRTVAQRLVLAEGLGEDGRKLFADGKIGLGQAQVIAQAGGPLRKHVLEAAKRGDGVSSLHHLIKRGSFLVEYAKFDVAASGLEIVEDLYGDQPARFADPKAALARQMDWVKAREKELGGKKEQRFVDVMRVDRDHFPYYLENYADRSDLKELCGTLILISTVTGEVSERRRVRPADLKSHEAKQRAAERKETAAEATGSEGGAIRKSGWVDGHAARAAALRTALLGDHKRAVALTILTLLSAHASAISVNWQNVEGVELPEVRARLLELDEKLGGNLKPSAKPVSGQPLLGSRWAGMWNRSDAPEYEFLSQLLTLSLEDLLDLQGILIAQAYGNWDKYSPEKPAREFPTRLAADVRAVVKFRLTDDHLKAYTRDRLLDLAADAGLGYIAQNVANFSTNKDIRAAILEYADELATRGYVPPIARFPELSGPNPDDVQYREDAKALVLRLSDVQAGELLEDLGYDPTAENAAASNLQFVRQEIDAMDIEELRGWEALKRLAQELAPEQAAAD, encoded by the coding sequence GTGAGCGCCCTCGCTCCCACTGTGCAGGACGCCCTGAGCGCCGCCACGCTCAGCGAGGACGGGTTGGCGCTGACCCTCGCGGACCAGCTCGACCGCGCCACCTACCAGGCCACCGCAAAGGCTCTCCAAGCACTGGGCGGCAAGTGGGACCGCAAGGCGAAGGCGCACCTGTTCCAGAGCGACGTGCGCCAGGTCCTTGCCGGAGTGCTGGACGGGGACAAGCTGCCCAAGCGCAACCCCCTGGCCTACTTCCCCACACCCGAGCCGGTCATTGCCGAGATGGTCAAGCGCATTTGGCCGTGGCCGAACGGTTCGCGCTTCCTGGAGCCGAGCGCCGGTGAAGGGGCCATCGCGGATGACCTGTGGAACCGGCACGGCGTCTACCCGGACTGCATCGAGCTGGACGAGGACCGGGCGCAGGTCATCCGCAAGAAGGGCTACCGCGTCGTGGGCCGCGACTTCCTGGCCTTCACCCCGGAGACACCCTACGACTACGTGCTGATGAATCCGCCGTTCACGGTGGACGGTGACACCCAGACGTACATCACCCATATCGAACACGCCCTGAAGTGCCTGCGCCCGGGCGGCGAGCTGGTGGCCGTCGTGCCCGGCGGCTTCGCCTGGCTGAGCCGGAAGCGCGTGGCCGCGTTCCGCGAGTTCTGTGAGCAGCACGCCCAAAGCCCCCTGCACGAGTTCGCCCCCGACACGTTCAAGGCGAGCGGCACCAGCGTCGCCACCTGTCTGATTCACATTGCCAAGCCTGAGGAGGCCGCCATGCCCGCACCCGCCGAACAGCCTAAGAAGCCCCGCAAGAGCAGCAAGAAGGCCACCGCATCCACCGGAGCAGCGGCAGCGGCAGCGCAGCAGGAGGCGACCTGCCGCGTGACCGGCGAGACGTTCCGGGTGGGCGAGTGGGTCGAGTACCAGATCGACGGGGAGACGATGCGCGGCCAGATTGCCGAAGTCGATCAGCAGGAAGTGCCCTTCAAAGGCATTGCGATGGTGCCCAACCACAAAGCTGGGCGTCTATGGATTCGGACGTTGCAGGAGTTGCGGCGGGTTGACGTTTCCGAGGGGGCCGTGGAAGCGGCCATAGCCCCGGCCGTTGCCGCGCCGGACTTCCAGTTGGGCGATGACGTTCGGGTGCGGACCGGCCGTCCGGACCTGGCCGTCATCACTGGCCTGAAGGCCACCGATGCCCAACTGCTGTACGCCGACAACACCCGCCTGTGGGTGCCCATCACCGCATTGGAGAAGGCCACGACCTGGGCGCAGCCCGAGCCGGAGCAGGCCCGCGATGAAGTATCTGCCGAATGGCTGACCCAGTTGGAGGAGTGGCGTACCCAGTTCCCCGTTGGCGCACGCGTCCGCTTCCAGGCGGCGAGCGGCGTGGAGCCGGGGGCAGTCGAGGAGTTCCCTGGCGTCGTCGTCAGCCACGAGCCGGGCAATAGCGAGTGCTGCACGGTAGAGGACGACGGACACAGCACCGTCGTGAAGTTCCGGAACCTCACCCTGCTGGACGGACCGGTAGCCGAGATGTCCGAACCTGTGGCTAACGAGGCAACGGCAGCGCCGACGCCTGCCGAACTGCCGGGTACGCCCGTCCTGCTGCCCGAGCAGCCCGCTCTCTCGCCCGCCGTCATGTCCATCCTGGCCGACAGCACCTCCAACGTGTTCCGACTCCATGAACTCGTGCCCTCGCCCCTGAATCCCCGCAAAGTGTTCGAGCAGAGCGCGCTGGAGGAGCTGGCCGAGAGCATCGCGCACAAAGGCTTAATGCAGAACCTGGTGGGCCGGGTGACCGAGAACCGGCGTGACGTGGAAATCGTCGCCGGTGGCCGCCGCCTTCGCGCCCTAAAGCTGCTGGCCGAGCAGGGCCGCATTCCCGCCGACTACCCGGTGCCCGTGCGGGTGCAACCCCTCAGCGACCTGGAGGCGCTGCAACTGGCGACCGCCGAGAACGTCGAACGGCGCAACATGACGCCCATCGAGGAGGCCGACGCCTTCGCGCAGATGGTGGCCCTGGGCGCGACGCCGGAGGACATCGCCCTGCGCTTCGGGTACAGCGGGCGCACCGTGGCCCAGCGCCTGGTGCTGGCCGAGGGACTGGGCGAGGACGGGCGGAAATTGTTTGCGGACGGCAAGATCGGGCTGGGGCAGGCGCAGGTCATCGCGCAGGCCGGTGGTCCGCTGCGGAAGCACGTGCTGGAGGCTGCCAAGCGGGGCGATGGCGTGAGCAGCCTCCACCACCTGATCAAGCGCGGCAGCTTCCTGGTGGAGTACGCGAAGTTTGACGTGGCGGCGAGCGGCCTGGAAATCGTTGAGGACCTCTACGGTGACCAGCCCGCCCGATTTGCTGACCCCAAGGCCGCACTTGCCCGACAGATGGACTGGGTGAAGGCCCGCGAGAAAGAACTCGGCGGCAAGAAGGAACAGCGGTTCGTCGATGTGATGCGGGTAGACCGTGACCACTTTCCCTACTACCTGGAGAACTACGCTGACCGCAGCGACCTCAAGGAACTGTGTGGAACGCTGATTCTGATCAGCACCGTGACCGGCGAGGTGAGTGAACGCCGTCGGGTTCGCCCGGCAGACCTGAAAAGCCATGAGGCCAAGCAGCGCGCTGCCGAGCGGAAGGAGACAGCGGCAGAAGCGACCGGCAGCGAGGGCGGAGCCATCCGCAAATCGGGCTGGGTGGATGGGCACGCGGCGCGGGCAGCAGCCCTCCGGACAGCCTTGCTGGGGGACCACAAACGTGCGGTGGCGCTCACCATCCTGACCCTGCTCAGCGCCCACGCCTCGGCCATCAGCGTGAACTGGCAGAACGTCGAGGGCGTGGAACTGCCCGAGGTGCGTGCCCGGCTGCTGGAGCTGGACGAGAAGCTCGGCGGGAACCTGAAACCCAGCGCGAAGCCCGTCAGTGGACAGCCGCTGCTGGGGTCCCGTTGGGCGGGCATGTGGAACCGCAGCGACGCTCCTGAGTACGAGTTCCTGTCGCAACTGCTGACCCTCAGCCTGGAAGACCTTCTGGACTTGCAGGGCATCCTGATCGCCCAGGCGTACGGCAACTGGGACAAGTACTCGCCGGAGAAGCCTGCACGCGAGTTCCCCACACGCCTCGCTGCGGACGTACGGGCCGTCGTGAAGTTCAGGCTCACCGACGACCACCTGAAGGCCTACACCCGCGACCGCCTGCTGGATCTGGCTGCTGACGCGGGTCTGGGCTACATCGCGCAGAACGTAGCGAACTTCAGCACCAACAAGGACATTCGCGCGGCCATCCTCGAATACGCCGATGAGTTGGCCACGCGCGGGTACGTGCCACCCATCGCCCGCTTCCCGGAACTGTCCGGGCCGAACCCGGATGACGTGCAGTACCGCGAAGACGCCAAAGCCCTGGTCCTGCGTCTGAGCGACGTGCAAGCGGGCGAGCTGCTCGAAGACCTGGGGTATGACCCGACCGCTGAAAACGCGGCGGCGAGCAACCTGCAATTCGTCCGGCAGGAAATCGACGCCATGGACATCGAGGAGCTGCGTGGCTGGGAGGCCCTGAAGCGCCTGGCCCAGGAACTCGCCCCCGAGCAGGCCGCCGCCGACTGA